From the genome of Lysinibacter sp. HNR:
TCAAGTTCATCGAATATAGACTTGCGGATAAGTACGCACGCACCGGAAAGCCAGCCTGTTTCGCGTGCCGAATCTTCTTCGGATTCGTTATGATACTTGCTGCTCCACGGGTTTTTTTCCCAGATATTGGCAAAAAGGGCGTGGCCAATCCCTACCCGAAGCGAGGGAATAACTCGGGCCGAAGGGTAAACGCTCCCGTCGGGTTCAAGTATTTGAGGCCCTACGCAGGCGATCTGAGGGTCGCTTAAGGCGCGACGAAGCATGGTTTTTACGGCGTCAAGAGAGATTACGAGATCCGGGTTGCAGGCTAAGATCCAGCGTGCCGTTGTGCCGTATGCGGCGACGGCACGATTAATAGCTGCACCGTATCCGGGGTTTTCGGGGAGGGGCAGGTAAGCGCAGTCGAAGGTTGCGGCTAGGCTTTCTACCGAATCGGAGTTGGGCTTGTTGTCAGCTACAGCGACCCGAAGCCCCGGTAGGCTATCCTCACGAAGTGCGCTGAGGAATGGTTTGAGTACATCCCCCGAGCCATAACTCACGGTTACGACCAGAATGTCGCTCAGGTCTACCGGTTCAGGAAAATTTTTCTGAGACATTACGTTTCCATCTTAGGGGGCTTTGAACTCTACATACTAACCCCGTGATTTTTCCGTAACCCGACCGTGTGACTTGTGAAGAGACGGGTGTGGCCTACTATTGAATGGTGGATATTCGTGAACTTAACATACCTCACTCGTACGAGATCATCCCAAAACAGTTTCCTGATGATCGGGGAGTCTTCCTCGAATGGTATCGCAGCGACAAGCTCGCAGAGGCTGTAGGGCACCCGCTTCACCTCG
Proteins encoded in this window:
- a CDS encoding glycosyltransferase family 2 protein; the protein is MSQKNFPEPVDLSDILVVTVSYGSGDVLKPFLSALREDSLPGLRVAVADNKPNSDSVESLAATFDCAYLPLPENPGYGAAINRAVAAYGTTARWILACNPDLVISLDAVKTMLRRALSDPQIACVGPQILEPDGSVYPSARVIPSLRVGIGHALFANIWEKNPWSSKYHNESEEDSARETGWLSGACVLIRKSIFDELDGFDEGYFMYFEDVDLGYRTGLAGYKNIYEPAATATHTGAHSTQGDSSYMLRVHHQSAARFLSKKYSGPLLWPLRAALKVGLWVRGNLTKRKTG